TATCATCTATCACATCGTAACCAAGTGCTTCTTATCTGGGTGCGCAGTCACAAAAgtatagccgggaatgaactggctgatgagctcgcccgctccgcagtATCCACCAACATGGTAGGACAAGAACCTTTCATTGACACCATAAGGGAGCCGCTCCGCAAGGATGAAACATTGGGCAGGGAGGGGTATTGACAACAGCTTCTAACCAACTTGTAACCAAATAAATCTTTGTTTACGGCCCGAAATCTGTTTCAGTGTAAAACTCCAATTAAGTTAAACTGCGATATAGATCTCATAGATACAACAGAACATAGAAAACTCAATACATCCAGAAGATATATTGTAACAGTAATTATAACGAAAGCTATTCTTATTTCAAACTACCTTGACTGCCGCTTCAATTAAATAAACGGGCTGTTTAAGTAATAAGTCGTATCAATTACTAAGAAGTTTAAAGATCATGAACCTATTGCCATATTATGTGCGGAAACATGCCACAGTTATCGGAGAAATCGTTCCCCGCAATGTACGCCCTTCCCACCGTTAATGGTATAAGactcaaaaattttgaactcaGCACCTCAGCAAAGTGATTGCCATCGATCTTCAATATGCTATTTAAAAGCAAGACTCATTTCTTTGGAAAACCCTAAGCTGCTTCTAACAATGTCAGCTGATTTTTAACTAAATTGAACACTTTATTAATACATCGTATATTTTATTGAACCACTTTtcctaataatttatttaatatttctttcttaCAGGTTGATTTCGGTGAAGTTTTTATCCCACCTAACCTAGATGTACCAAAACCACGCGTGCTACCGGAATTCAAACGTCTAGCACATGGGCTACGCTCGAGCAACATAAGTGTTTTGGATGCGAAAACTTTCTATATACCCAATCTACACTATGACGGCGCCGGTCCAGATGCCTATTTCTGGGTTGGCAATGGCTCCGAACCTAATATTATGGGCATTAAGGTAAGTTATAACGCTGTAATGATTATTGCACTCATTCTTGCATTTTGCTCAGGTACCCAATGAGGTTGGCTCACTAGAACCGCTGCGTGGTTATCAAGGTGAAGATATCGAGATACAGTTACCGGGCTCCCTGACAGTTTACGATATCGATTGGCTTTCGGTTTGGTGTGTGGAGTACAGGCATAATTTCGGGCATGTTTTCATACCGAAAGATTTGGATGTGCCGCCAGCGTTgggtcaaacaaaaataacggtaaaatatGCACTTAATGTAAATATCACTTGGAAACATTATTTGTTGAGTTTTAGTTGACAGTCCCGCCTTATTTATAGTGTATATATTAatgtagttatatatgtatatttaaacacgtcctatgtatgtatatatttatatatgtatatacacacatacatattatcgTTTTGATCTTATCATTATGATCATTAATTCCCTCATTTATGAGTAACGCATTATCGCATTCTACGCTCACTTTGTAACCTAATGATCGCCATACAAGAAATATCTCATTAAACATTATATTCTTATATCTTTCGTATGCATTAGCCTCCATGGTGGTATACACCTGTAAGTATTAGTTTAGACTACCAACACTCATTGTGTAGTACATTCATACAACCTGtacgaaattatataaagaatCGAGTTCTTACTTTGTCAAATCGAAGAATACTCAACTCATTCCAACCGCTTTCAGACCACCACCACACCACGTCCCGTCTACGCCAATTGTCGTGAGATTATACCCGACAAACTGCAAGTGAAATGGGAGTTACAAGGCGAATACATACAGATCGAGCTGTTTGGACGCATTGCCGAGGATCAGTATATGGCCTTTGGTCTATCTGGCGCCAATGGACGTGCGCAAATGTCACAATCGGATGTTGTTGTCGCATTCTACGATACCAATGCGCGCGTTTTCCGTGCCGAAGACTACTTCATCTCCGATTTGTCGCAGTGCGATGGCCAGCACGGCGCTTGTCCCGATAGTCGCATCGGCGGACGTAACGACGTTATTGTCTGTACGTAAATTAGTATCTCtaatcacataaaattcatattaatatttcgaaaatgttttccaGTGAGCGGCGATCGCAAGAATAATGTGACTAGCATACGCTATAAGCGCCTCATACAAACCAACGAACCGATCTACGACTTTGCCATACCATTGGATCGCGAAGTGTCCGTGATCGCTGCGATCGGGCCGCTGAATAGTCTTATGGAGGCAAATGCGCATTCGCACACCGGCAACGATCACACCATCGACGATGTGCGCATTAATTTCTCTTCGCGTGTAAGTGAAATGTATTTTAGAAGCGATAATGCTTCCAACTAATAACTCTTCTATCGTTAGAATGATCATTCGTGCAAGAATTCGCTGTACAGTTTCAAAGATCAGAGCGGTCCAAAGCCCTGGCCAACACGTAAGATTACTAACGAGACCGTATTCACGGCACGTATTGGTCCCACAGGCGGTAAACGTGGTTACACGCCACTCACTGGTATACCTTCCTGGGGTATTGCTTGGTACTTGAATGATCTGCTAATACCAGAGATAACGGTGCAGCGTGGCAAAACTTATGAGTTCTATGTCGAGGGCGGTGATGATCCCGCACAACCTGCCAGGTAAGCTGGACCATCAAACTATTAAACAAAgctaatatatttttcatacagATACCATCCATTCTATATCACCGATTCACCGGAAGGCGGTATTGGACAAATGACTGGTCTTGaagtaagcaaacaaaaagcTTATGCCGGCGTCGAATTCGATAAGGAGGGTAACCCAGTACCGACTGCATGTAagtattaacaattttttgtaatagGGCTAAGTTttcattgtctttattttattgttagttGGACGTTACTGCGAATGGACACATCGTACGGTTGATCTATCAGCCCAGATTGAAACCTTTGAGGAATATATGAAGACCTTGATGCTGGAATGTGTTGAGGGTGAACCGGGCTTCTTAAATTGGACAGTACCATTGGATGCACCAGATCTGCTGTATTATCAggtaaatttgagattttaactATTATAACATATGTGCATTATCATTTTAATCCTTCCGGCATTCAGTGCTGATATTACGAATGTTCTTAGTTGTATAGTGTCTCTCTTCCTTCACACGGCATGGtccattttataaaaagttgcaGTTTTGTGACCGAGTATTGTTGATACAATGAGCACGCAAAATATTCTTACCCAATTCTTAAGACTTTTCAAAAGGCTCTtccaaaaaacaatattttagaagATTGTAAGCCATTCTACGTTTTACTCCGTAAAAAAATCAAGGAAAGGGATACTCATAGCTGCTTGCTGCAGACCTATTTTTagactaataaaaaatttttagttatcATGTTCGTTATAATAAtcattataataatttcttacatttttccAGTGCTTCACACATCGAAATCTCGGCTGGAAGATAAACGTGGTCGACGCCACGGACGCATCAGCAGCGCTGCAGTTAACCATCACCAATGCGATTGTGTATACAATTTCCGTGCTATTTAGCCTGCTTGTGACGCAAAACATTTTCAGTTTGTCAATAATTGCCTGATAGTGGTGCTGCTGTCACAGCAAGTtagaacattttaaattttaaatgtcaAGTGAAAAACGTTTAAGAGGCTGAGGCAAATGCGCAAAACGCACACAGAACAcacagaaatatattttcagatatatacacacacgtgcaattttagttatttggataaaaattataatttttgaaactgtGAAACATATCTGGAAAAGAGAGAAAGTATAAGGGCATATCTTTGTAGAGCGCATATCGGTACGATTTTTTAGTCCacgcacactcatacatatgcattttgacttttatatagtatttataagCAGCATATCCGTTTACAAAACAACCAAAgcaaagttaattaaaaaagcaagagatattaaaaaaactaagtagtaaaaaataaaatttggtgttgataatttggtttcaaaaataaaaaatattttcttttaattttataaaaatattttttttggaaaataatttatttatttcatttttaattaaaaaaatttttttataataattaactttacaaaaattttaaaaataagaatcaatttttttttcattttataagaaatattttttttaataaaataaatttgttttatttcataataaaaaagcattttaaattaattaattttaattaaatttaaaaaaatatattcagtcaaaaacatttttaaattaattaattttttataaaaaatataaaaattaaaaataattttgtttttaattttataaaaatattttcttatttaatttttaataaaattataattatttttttaattttataacaaatattttttttttaaataatttttttatttaatttttaattaaaaaataatttaaattgcttaatttttaaaaaatattttattaaaagttaaaattaaataaaataaataattatgttaattttttaaccatttttttaaattaaaaaaattttttatataaaaaaaaaaaaaattgatttttaataaaaaaatgatttgataaaattatttaacgattaaatttaataataaacaaaatatttttaataaaatataataatataatatttttaataaaatattttttataaaattaaaaagattacaattataattttaattaataaaaaaattttaaattaattattttaataaaaaaatgatttttcatttaatgacttttaaaatttttaagaaatcttttttaattaaaaataatttttttaatttattaacttataaaaattttaaaaataaaaatattt
The sequence above is drawn from the Bactrocera tryoni isolate S06 chromosome 1, CSIRO_BtryS06_freeze2, whole genome shotgun sequence genome and encodes:
- the LOC120775761 gene encoding protein Skeletor, isoforms B/C, yielding MSHVYIARARAYKSLRQGMCTVAAESMNINTTTTAPSENRSRIAASTAVSSYRVLQRPLACIFIGFVVLLSCLVQNASGRAPPEPYYGRYIGEFTNFAHGIKGSIYAVDESTLFIKSFAYDGTGPDAFFWVGKTPRPSPEGYIIPYPEEYAGIDPPILQAHNNTNIILRLPMGKRIKDIRWLSVWCRRFTVDFGEVFIPPNLDVPKPRVLPEFKRLAHGLRSSNISVLDAKTFYIPNLHYDGAGPDAYFWVGNGSEPNIMGIKVPNEVGSLEPLRGYQGEDIEIQLPGSLTVYDIDWLSVWCVEYRHNFGHVFIPKDLDVPPALGQTKITTTTTPRPVYANCREIIPDKLQVKWELQGEYIQIELFGRIAEDQYMAFGLSGANGRAQMSQSDVVVAFYDTNARVFRAEDYFISDLSQCDGQHGACPDSRIGGRNDVIVLSGDRKNNVTSIRYKRLIQTNEPIYDFAIPLDREVSVIAAIGPLNSLMEANAHSHTGNDHTIDDVRINFSSRNDHSCKNSLYSFKDQSGPKPWPTRKITNETVFTARIGPTGGKRGYTPLTGIPSWGIAWYLNDLLIPEITVQRGKTYEFYVEGGDDPAQPARYHPFYITDSPEGGIGQMTGLEVSKQKAYAGVEFDKEGNPVPTAFGRYCEWTHRTVDLSAQIETFEEYMKTLMLECVEGEPGFLNWTVPLDAPDLLYYQCFTHRNLGWKINVVDATDASAALQLTITNAIVYTISVLFSLLVTQNIFSLSIIA